Proteins encoded together in one Halorubellus sp. JP-L1 window:
- a CDS encoding trans-aconitate 2-methyltransferase, with product MGFSWESHYEDGDWDRGAYVGGDDMADHLDGFLDHAARGERDPVESLASVGCGPAAAEFAVAERRPDVDVHCYDAAPAVVDANRVKADEEGLENVSFDVAALPDTGIDRTFDVVYCMAVLYFVRDATATLRELWRLTAPGGHLVLTYPNRNMQSWAQGLDETDHDKRDAFSLVAAGENLLSYDRIHDVLGAHPRNYWTAVDADPDAEYVQRTGSPAVYLRKPE from the coding sequence ATGGGGTTCTCCTGGGAATCGCACTACGAGGACGGCGACTGGGACCGCGGCGCGTACGTCGGCGGCGACGACATGGCCGACCACCTCGACGGGTTCCTCGACCACGCCGCACGCGGCGAGCGCGACCCAGTCGAGTCGCTCGCGAGCGTCGGCTGCGGCCCCGCCGCCGCCGAGTTCGCGGTCGCCGAACGCCGCCCGGACGTCGACGTCCACTGCTACGACGCCGCGCCCGCGGTCGTCGACGCGAACCGCGTGAAAGCCGACGAAGAGGGCCTCGAGAACGTCTCGTTCGACGTCGCTGCCCTCCCCGACACCGGGATCGACCGGACGTTCGACGTCGTCTACTGCATGGCCGTCCTCTACTTCGTCCGCGACGCCACGGCCACGCTCCGCGAACTCTGGCGACTCACCGCCCCCGGCGGCCACCTCGTCCTCACGTACCCGAACCGCAACATGCAATCGTGGGCCCAGGGGCTCGACGAGACCGACCACGACAAGCGCGACGCGTTCTCGCTCGTCGCCGCCGGCGAGAATCTCCTCTCCTACGACCGCATCCACGACGTCCTCGGCGCACACCCGCGGAACTACTGGACCGCCGTCGACGCCGACCCCGACGCCGAGTACGTCCAGCGAACCGGCTCGCCAGCCGTCTACCTCCGCAAGCCAGAGTGA